The genome window TCATTTCCTTTTCAAGAAACAAGCTCATGCTAATCATGAAGAGGAGGCCTGTCACTGAGCTAGGATGGTTCCGAATTAATGCTCTTAGCATCAGTATTTTTGCGTCACTACCTCTTCATTGTTTTGTCAACGAGAACGCTCAAACAGTATGAGTGTGGATGTCAATGGCCAAAGAAGTAGATGAAGTTTGCCTTGGTACCTTATGGAATTCCAGAGTGTCTCCTTTAGCTTTTCTTACCTCAACCATGTGCAGAGATGGAGCCACTTGAAATACCTGTGAATTCATGCGGCAAGCATTAGCAAGAAGGAATCTGGTAGTAGTCCCTCAGCAAAAGAACACCATGCATCTCTTGAGGTACCTCAGTAGCAACTTTGAGATTCCCCTTCCTCCCAGCTTTTACATTTTCCAGCCTCATCTGAACAAGCAATGCAGAATTCAATTCCAAGGTAGTATTTGGTTCAAAACACTTGATCTTGTTATGAACAAAGTTTATTCATAAGATTACTAATATGATCCCAAAGTCGTATATATGACCGACTCACCTTGTAGTTCTTTTTCTGAACATCAAACCCAAGAGGCTTTGCAGCTTCTTCAATCTTACTGATGATTTCATTGGCTGGACATGTTGATGTGAATCTTGTTTCCCTCTTGAATTCCTGTTGCATAGAGGAACGGCAAATGTAGCCGTAAAGTCTAACACAAACATAGACTGATACCATAACGATCGGTactgattttttaaaaaattaagaaaaactgaaaaacaaaatataaacTGCATGGTACAGGACTTATATCTCCTCTACAGGCTAGTGAAACCCTTATACTGGGTGTACCATCCAATTTACCCTATTTTGTGTAATGGTAAACCATCGGATTAGATCGTGAATCTTGACTGACCCCATCTATGATACATTGTGGTCAGGAATTAAGAACAAGAAGCTTGACAAATAAGCTGCAACACCAGAAGCATGCCAATGAACTAAAGTCCAACATGTTAACCTGTTGTGTGTCAAACAAATTGCCAAGATCAAGCCCCTTTGACATCGAGATAAGCTCAAAGGCATTCATAGTTGTTGGctgctcttccttcttctctgtCACGTGATGTTCCTGCAACAGAACACAAATGTGCTTCATATGGCAGATGGCTTTGACCAAATACAACAAGAAAACTTGTAGTAGAACTATCGGAGAAGCTCGTCTTTGACTCACTTCTGCATCCTTGAACACGGCATCCACATCATCCAAGCTCGTCTCGTACTTCTCCTTGAATACTGGAGGCTTGTAACCTTTCTTGAACCAGTCATCCTCCAATATCTCTGGAATAGTTATACGCTGCGGATGAAACAAGATCATGCAACTAAAGTTAAAACTCGAAAAAGGGGAAAATACTTGGCACAAACAGATTGCACACGGTAAAATCCAACACATAATCTACAGCCATGGGAGGTCAAATCTAGCTTCTTAGAACTTTCATGTTGTGGTTTGTGAAGAATCACTTACTGTCATTGGATTTGGGTCCAGGATTCTTGCCAACAGTCTCATGGCACCAAAAGAAAGCCAAGGTGGGCATGTAAAGTCAGCAGCCGAAATCTGCATGTCAAATGAGTGTTCACATCCTATGCAATGTGATGCAGAAGCTCTATGTGACGGTGATAATGCTCACTTTATTGTACAAGATCATGAGATTAGAATCCTCGAAAGGCAAGTACCCTGCTAGTAGAACAAATAGGATGACTCCACATGACCACAAATCTGCAGTTGCTCCATCATAGCCTCTGTCATTGAGAACCTGATGACACAAAACAATTTCATTTCGAGTCAAACATGGTTTATGTATATTGATGTATCAGAAAACATTGTCATCAGACAGTCATTATCACCTCTGGAGCAACATAATTTGGAGTGCCACAAGTAGTATGAAACAAGCCATCATCCTGGGAAGAATCACCATTGAGATCAGAAGGTCAATGATCAGTCTCTGGAACTAATAACAGTGAAGATATATCAGAGGCTGTAATCAAGGAATTGAGCTTATCATTGTTCTTGCATCCTGCTTCCATGAAGTCTAGGAATTTAGGACCACAAAATTAGTTAGCGCGAGAGCAAAATTCTGTCGAATGCACCGACATGTGTTTTAATGTCATTTTCTCAACGTAAGTATGATGGATCTTAAACTGATAACTTGAGCAAATTGATAAAGTTTTGCATGTTcgccaaaacaaaacaaaaggaatAGTGCACAAAAAATTCTGCATTAAACTATGTGTAAGGCCATCTCAAATAAGGTACATCACTGAATTCAACAaatttaatgattttatattgttAATCAAATTGAAGCATGCTTTACTGTTAAAAGTGCTGTGTTTTATGTTAACTAGATACAGAAATAAGAGAGCTTTAGAACAATCGATTTCTATTTCTCAGATTTTGTCTTATTTTTGTATATCATATTCAGTGGATTCGACCTTCCTTTCAGAACCCACTATTTGATTTTGAATCGGTCGGATTGAGGGCTTACTCCTACTTATAAGATACAAACTCAACTCTACATAGGTAAAGAATGCATAGTGATCATTGTAGATCTGCAGTGCTTGGTAAATCTTCCACACAAATGCTTTtccaaaatataaatatcacTTGGTTTATAGAAGATGTTATTGCTTTGATCAAATTGAACTACATGAAGATGAACATGTGAAAAGCTTCTGATGTCTTTGCAATGATCACAAATTAGAACATCATCAAGAAATTATCAACTGATTACTCTGCGATTACCCTGACTTGCTGAGATAGAGCACTTAATCCAAAGTCTGAAACTTTCAGGTTACCATAAGCATCAAGTAGTAAGTTTTCTGGCTGCACAAATGCATTTAAGTAAATCACTAATGTTCAAAGCCTTGAGCAGTTTAACATCATAAGGATATCTAGGATCACGTAGTTTACTTTGAGATCTCGGTGGTAGACTCCCCTGCTGTGGCAGTAATCGACAGCATCGATTAGTTGTTGGAAATATCTTCGTGCCTCATCC of Musa acuminata AAA Group cultivar baxijiao chromosome BXJ1-7, Cavendish_Baxijiao_AAA, whole genome shotgun sequence contains these proteins:
- the LOC135679319 gene encoding CBL-interacting protein kinase 32-like isoform X2, with amino-acid sequence MNTTKVKRRVGKYELGRTIGEGTFAKVKFARNVETGEPVAIKILDKEKVLKHKLVEQIKREIATMKLIKHPNVVRIYEVMGSKTKIFIVLEFVTGGELFDKIANHGRMREDEARRYFQQLIDAVDYCHSRGVYHRDLKPENLLLDAYGNLKVSDFGLSALSQQVRDDGLFHTTCGTPNYVAPEVLNDRGYDGATADLWSCGVILFVLLAGYLPFEDSNLMILYNKISAADFTCPPWLSFGAMRLLARILDPNPMTRITIPEILEDDWFKKGYKPPVFKEKYETSLDDVDAVFKDAEEHHVTEKKEEQPTTMNAFELISMSKGLDLGNLFDTQQEFKRETRFTSTCPANEIISKIEEAAKPLGFDVQKKNYKMRLENVKAGRKGNLKVATEVFQVAPSLHMVEFYKNLSNSLKDVVWIPEEDVKDQAAQSKNT
- the LOC135679319 gene encoding CBL-interacting protein kinase 32-like isoform X1 translates to MNTTKVKRRVGKYELGRTIGEGTFAKVKFARNVETGEPVAIKILDKEKVLKHKLVEQIKREIATMKLIKHPNVVRIYEVMGSKTKIFIVLEFVTGGELFDKIANHGRMREDEARRYFQQLIDAVDYCHSRGVYHRDLKPENLLLDAYGNLKVSDFGLSALSQQVRDDGLFHTTCGTPNYVAPEVLNDRGYDGATADLWSCGVILFVLLAGYLPFEDSNLMILYNKISAADFTCPPWLSFGAMRLLARILDPNPMTRITIPEILEDDWFKKGYKPPVFKEKYETSLDDVDAVFKDAEEHHVTEKKEEQPTTMNAFELISMSKGLDLGNLFDTQQEFKRETRFTSTCPANEIISKIEEAAKPLGFDVQKKNYKMRLENVKAGRKGNLKVATEVFQVAPSLHMVEVRKAKGDTLEFHKFYKNLSNSLKDVVWIPEEDVKDQAAQSKNT
- the LOC135679319 gene encoding CBL-interacting protein kinase 32-like isoform X3, which produces MNTTKVKRRVGKYELGRTIGEGTFAKVKFARNVETGEPVAIKILDKEKVLKHKLVEQVMGSKTKIFIVLEFVTGGELFDKIANHGRMREDEARRYFQQLIDAVDYCHSRGVYHRDLKPENLLLDAYGNLKVSDFGLSALSQQVRDDGLFHTTCGTPNYVAPEVLNDRGYDGATADLWSCGVILFVLLAGYLPFEDSNLMILYNKISAADFTCPPWLSFGAMRLLARILDPNPMTRITIPEILEDDWFKKGYKPPVFKEKYETSLDDVDAVFKDAEEHHVTEKKEEQPTTMNAFELISMSKGLDLGNLFDTQQEFKRETRFTSTCPANEIISKIEEAAKPLGFDVQKKNYKMRLENVKAGRKGNLKVATEVFQVAPSLHMVEVRKAKGDTLEFHKFYKNLSNSLKDVVWIPEEDVKDQAAQSKNT
- the LOC135679319 gene encoding CBL-interacting protein kinase 32-like isoform X4, with the translated sequence MNTTKVKRRVGKYELGRTIGEGTFAKVKFARNVETGEPVAIKILDKEKVLKHKLVEQIKREIATMKLIKHPNVVRIYEVMGSKTKIFIVLEFVTGGELFDKIANHGRMREDEARRYFQQLIDAVDYCHSRGVYHRDLKDDGLFHTTCGTPNYVAPEVLNDRGYDGATADLWSCGVILFVLLAGYLPFEDSNLMILYNKISAADFTCPPWLSFGAMRLLARILDPNPMTRITIPEILEDDWFKKGYKPPVFKEKYETSLDDVDAVFKDAEEHHVTEKKEEQPTTMNAFELISMSKGLDLGNLFDTQQEFKRETRFTSTCPANEIISKIEEAAKPLGFDVQKKNYKMRLENVKAGRKGNLKVATEVFQVAPSLHMVEVRKAKGDTLEFHKFYKNLSNSLKDVVWIPEEDVKDQAAQSKNT